One genomic region from Nostoc sphaeroides encodes:
- the purS gene encoding phosphoribosylformylglycinamidine synthase subunit PurS, producing MQTKYLAKIFVTLRPSVLDPAGVAVQSGLKQMGYENVDQVRIGKYIELTITSSDEKKARQDLTSICDQMLANPVIENYRFDLIEVETQTGVF from the coding sequence GTGCAAACCAAGTATCTAGCCAAAATTTTCGTGACGCTTCGTCCTTCAGTCTTAGACCCTGCTGGCGTGGCTGTACAATCCGGTCTTAAGCAAATGGGATACGAGAACGTTGACCAGGTGCGGATTGGTAAGTACATTGAACTCACCATCACTTCGTCTGATGAGAAGAAAGCGCGTCAAGACCTCACTAGCATTTGTGACCAAATGCTAGCAAATCCCGTGATTGAAAATTATCGCTTTGATTTGATTGAGGTCGAAACCCAGACTGGGGTATTTTAA
- a CDS encoding peptidase domain-containing ABC transporter yields MTYIKNTFLEFVTTLEGFEHLPDAAIANLSEQVQAWRYRIGQKIIGKESLPEHITIIYEGQVRLLGYDPQTQLPITLKLLQPGEIIGEIGLLRDVACETAIASTEVVCLTVSASAYFSFLGLYPDFADARKNRSYLIEVFDILSSYWKQQPLATLNFKEVAENALPQAKIHYLPPGATPFNQLDRERVWFLSGGGTVTNFSPGDRIESDNDRDNIQVISQNPARLVGIHPSDLVLEDSHEIVLAVSNTKSDSAEELDDIPYASTEIVPQTTPQTSKSSSKQKYPFFSGKGELNTAFACFQMIAKHLEMPFRREVVRRILTEQVKRQGVISFQVTAYLAELIGLKAQLIELPIASVSRIPTPALIRYGDNFAVLYEVDANIAVVGVPSKGIVRCKPAELVEQLEVDPTDFPPKVRVLLLTATNQTPQERFSLRWFIPYLSKHRRVLIEVFVASFFVQLAALANPLVVQLIIDKVITQNSIGTLHILGILLLVVGLFEAVLTTLRTYLFVDTTNRIDMGLGSQIIDHLLRLPLRYFERRPVGELSTRINELENIRQFLTGTALTVGLDALFSLVYIGVMLIYSWQLTLVGLSTIPVFVIITLVASPTISRQLRAKAERNAETQSYLVEVMSGIQTVKAQNIELRSRFSWQERYARFVAAGFKTVVTSTLANSTSSFLNKLSSLLVLWVGAYLVLQGELTLGELIAFRIISGYVTSPILRLAQLWQSFQETALSLERLSDIVDTPQEGETDRYNIPLPAIKGAVKYENVSFRFGTSGPLQLSNVNLEFEPGKFVGIVGQSGSGKSTMMKLLLRLYETESGRILIDGYDIAKVELYSLRRQIGVVPQETLLFDGSVQENIALTNPDATTEEIIEAAQVACAHEFIMNLPNGYNTRVGERGSALSGGQRQRIAIARSVLQRPKLLVLDEATSALDYPTERQICLNLAKAFKGDTVFFITHRLNTVSNADMIVVMDNSRVIEQGSHHELMAAKGHYFYLYQQQDVNL; encoded by the coding sequence ATGACTTATATTAAGAACACTTTTCTGGAATTTGTCACTACCCTAGAAGGATTTGAGCATTTACCTGATGCTGCGATCGCTAATCTATCAGAACAGGTGCAAGCTTGGCGCTATCGGATAGGTCAGAAAATCATCGGTAAAGAAAGTCTCCCGGAACACATCACGATCATTTATGAGGGACAAGTGCGCCTGTTGGGATACGATCCCCAGACGCAACTGCCAATTACGCTAAAATTGCTGCAACCTGGGGAAATTATCGGCGAAATTGGTTTGTTGCGCGATGTTGCCTGTGAAACCGCGATCGCCTCCACCGAAGTAGTATGTTTAACCGTGAGTGCATCGGCATATTTTAGCTTTCTGGGTTTATACCCAGATTTTGCCGATGCACGCAAGAACCGCAGCTATTTAATAGAAGTTTTCGATATTCTCAGTTCATATTGGAAACAGCAACCCCTCGCTACTTTAAATTTTAAAGAAGTGGCAGAAAACGCCTTACCACAGGCGAAAATACATTACCTCCCTCCAGGGGCAACTCCATTCAACCAACTCGATAGGGAAAGAGTCTGGTTTTTGAGTGGCGGAGGTACAGTAACGAATTTCTCACCAGGCGATCGCATAGAATCGGACAATGATAGAGACAATATCCAAGTCATAAGTCAAAACCCCGCCCGGTTGGTTGGTATACATCCGTCAGATTTGGTCTTGGAAGATAGTCATGAGATAGTCCTTGCGGTAAGTAACACTAAATCAGATAGCGCAGAAGAATTAGATGATATTCCCTACGCATCAACCGAAATAGTTCCCCAGACAACACCCCAAACCTCCAAGAGTTCGTCAAAACAAAAATACCCGTTTTTTAGTGGTAAGGGAGAATTAAATACAGCCTTCGCCTGCTTCCAAATGATCGCGAAGCACCTAGAAATGCCGTTTCGTCGAGAAGTGGTTCGCCGCATCTTAACTGAGCAAGTCAAACGTCAGGGTGTCATATCGTTTCAAGTTACTGCTTACCTGGCAGAGTTAATCGGACTGAAAGCGCAGTTGATAGAGCTACCAATCGCCTCGGTGTCGCGCATTCCGACACCGGCGCTGATTCGCTATGGTGATAATTTTGCCGTTTTATATGAAGTGGATGCAAATATCGCAGTTGTGGGTGTCCCATCCAAAGGGATTGTGCGCTGCAAACCCGCTGAATTGGTTGAACAATTAGAGGTTGATCCAACCGACTTTCCGCCCAAAGTTAGGGTATTATTGCTAACTGCAACTAATCAAACACCCCAAGAGCGTTTTAGTTTACGGTGGTTTATCCCCTATTTATCAAAGCACCGTCGAGTCCTGATAGAGGTTTTTGTCGCTTCCTTTTTCGTGCAGTTGGCAGCGTTGGCGAATCCTCTGGTGGTTCAGTTAATTATCGACAAAGTTATCACTCAAAATAGTATTGGCACACTACATATTTTGGGGATTTTACTATTAGTAGTCGGACTATTTGAAGCCGTATTAACTACCTTACGAACCTACTTATTTGTCGATACCACTAACCGGATCGATATGGGGTTAGGGTCACAAATTATTGACCACTTATTACGTTTACCACTGCGCTACTTTGAACGCCGACCGGTGGGTGAACTTTCCACTCGCATCAACGAATTAGAAAATATCCGCCAATTCTTGACTGGTACTGCCTTAACAGTCGGGTTAGATGCTCTATTTTCCCTGGTCTATATCGGTGTGATGCTGATTTACAGTTGGCAACTCACCTTAGTAGGCTTAAGCACAATTCCAGTGTTTGTGATTATCACCTTAGTTGCTTCTCCCACCATTAGTAGACAGTTACGTGCCAAAGCCGAACGCAACGCCGAAACTCAATCTTATTTAGTGGAGGTGATGTCAGGAATTCAAACCGTAAAAGCGCAAAATATCGAATTGCGATCGCGCTTTTCTTGGCAAGAGCGTTATGCTCGGTTTGTCGCCGCCGGTTTTAAAACAGTTGTAACTTCCACCCTCGCTAACTCCACCAGCAGCTTTCTCAATAAACTCAGTAGCTTACTCGTGTTGTGGGTAGGAGCTTATTTAGTACTCCAAGGAGAATTAACTTTAGGCGAATTAATTGCCTTTAGAATTATATCGGGTTACGTTACCAGCCCAATATTGCGTTTAGCTCAACTCTGGCAAAGCTTCCAAGAAACAGCCTTGTCTCTAGAGCGTTTAAGCGATATTGTCGATACGCCACAAGAAGGAGAAACAGACCGCTACAATATACCTTTACCTGCGATTAAGGGAGCGGTGAAATACGAAAATGTTTCCTTCCGTTTTGGCACAAGTGGGCCTCTGCAACTTTCTAATGTCAACCTCGAATTTGAGCCAGGGAAATTTGTCGGCATTGTCGGACAAAGTGGATCTGGTAAAAGTACGATGATGAAATTACTGCTGAGACTTTACGAAACTGAGTCCGGCAGAATTTTGATTGATGGTTATGATATTGCCAAAGTGGAACTCTATTCACTGCGACGACAAATTGGCGTAGTTCCCCAAGAAACGTTGTTGTTTGACGGAAGCGTTCAGGAAAATATTGCCCTCACCAATCCCGATGCGACAACCGAAGAAATTATCGAAGCGGCTCAGGTTGCGTGCGCCCACGAATTTATCATGAACTTACCCAACGGTTACAACACCCGCGTGGGAGAACGGGGTTCTGCACTTTCAGGGGGACAACGACAAAGAATTGCGATCGCTCGCTCTGTTTTACAACGACCAAAATTACTGGTTTTAGATGAAGCGACCAGCGCATTAGATTATCCCACAGAACGGCAAATATGTCTCAATTTAGCCAAAGCCTTCAAGGGTGATACAGTATTTTTTATTACCCATCGGCTGAACACTGTAAGTAATGCAGACATGATCGTAGTGATGGATAATAGCAGGGTGATAGAACAAGGTAGCCATCACGAATTAATGGCTGCTAAAGGTCATTATTTTTACCTGTATCAGCAACAAGATGTGAACTTGTAA
- a CDS encoding HlyD family efflux transporter periplasmic adaptor subunit produces the protein MTQLNGNHVNGNQKNGNHKNGVKQDSLVLTKQQKAAQQSLINSSSQEFEQSIVLRQSPIWSRTIMVTLMALACFGIAWAYFAKIEQVVPATGQLKPEGTVKEVQSPVSGVVKTVNVKDGQAVKPGELLLTFDSIASVAELDSLNKIRVALTKENQIYRRLMTATNASGSELLYLRGNLPQETAFLLKSRSALTGENELLRTQLKNSGVGSELGIDEQQLLQVAKKELDSRTSAARLEVEKIKKQLAQNKYKLEDSKASLAIQEGILAKLKILAVEGGISQLQYLNQQQEVQNRTAEVAQLGEEEKRLQFDIQKGQQELSNTVALSDKNILDKIADNKQRIAQIDSQFMKVILDNEQRLADVNSKISQAQLNVKYQELRAPVAGTVFDLQAKNPGFVATPTTKLMQIVPNENYIAEVFITNKDIGFVRKGMKVDIRIDSFPYSEFGDIKGELAGIGSDALPPDQTHQFYRFPAKLHLDKQSLVIRGKNVPLQSGMSISANIKVREERTVLSLFTEMFTKQIDTLKEVR, from the coding sequence ATGACTCAACTTAATGGGAATCACGTCAACGGTAATCAGAAAAACGGTAATCACAAAAATGGAGTCAAGCAAGATTCATTAGTACTTACAAAACAACAGAAAGCTGCTCAACAGTCATTAATCAACTCAAGTAGTCAGGAATTTGAGCAATCTATTGTCTTGCGCCAATCTCCAATTTGGTCGCGGACAATCATGGTGACTTTAATGGCCTTAGCCTGCTTTGGCATTGCTTGGGCTTATTTTGCCAAAATTGAGCAAGTAGTGCCAGCAACAGGGCAATTAAAGCCAGAAGGAACAGTCAAAGAAGTTCAGTCCCCTGTTAGTGGAGTCGTGAAAACAGTTAATGTTAAAGATGGACAAGCAGTAAAGCCAGGAGAGTTGCTGCTAACTTTTGATTCCATCGCTTCTGTTGCTGAATTAGATTCTTTGAATAAAATTCGCGTTGCATTAACTAAAGAAAACCAGATTTATCGCCGATTGATGACGGCAACTAACGCCAGTGGTTCTGAACTGTTATATTTGCGCGGTAATTTGCCACAAGAAACTGCTTTTCTGCTGAAAAGTAGGTCAGCCTTAACAGGAGAAAATGAATTATTACGGACTCAATTAAAAAATTCTGGTGTAGGTTCTGAGCTAGGTATTGATGAGCAACAACTTCTACAAGTTGCCAAAAAAGAATTAGACTCTCGAACTTCAGCAGCGCGATTAGAAGTAGAAAAAATTAAAAAACAACTAGCTCAAAATAAATATAAGCTGGAAGATAGTAAAGCAAGTTTAGCTATTCAAGAGGGGATTTTAGCTAAACTTAAGATATTAGCAGTAGAAGGTGGTATTTCTCAGCTTCAGTATCTCAACCAACAACAAGAAGTACAAAACCGCACGGCAGAAGTAGCGCAATTAGGTGAGGAAGAAAAACGCCTCCAGTTTGATATACAAAAAGGGCAACAAGAGTTAAGCAATACGGTGGCTCTTTCTGATAAAAACATTTTGGATAAGATAGCTGATAACAAACAGCGCATTGCCCAAATCGATAGCCAATTCATGAAAGTTATTTTAGATAATGAGCAGCGTTTAGCAGATGTCAATAGTAAAATCTCTCAAGCACAGTTAAATGTTAAATATCAAGAACTCCGTGCGCCTGTAGCCGGAACAGTTTTCGATTTACAAGCTAAAAACCCTGGATTTGTAGCGACTCCGACTACAAAACTGATGCAAATAGTCCCAAATGAAAACTATATAGCTGAAGTATTCATCACTAACAAAGATATCGGTTTTGTACGAAAAGGTATGAAGGTAGATATCAGAATTGACTCTTTTCCTTACAGCGAATTTGGCGATATCAAAGGGGAACTGGCTGGGATAGGGTCAGACGCATTACCGCCAGATCAAACACATCAATTTTATAGATTTCCGGCAAAGCTGCATTTAGATAAACAATCTTTAGTGATTAGGGGTAAAAACGTCCCCTTGCAATCAGGTATGTCCATTAGTGCCAATATAAAAGTACGCGAAGAACGGACTGTGCTGAGTTTATTCACTGAGATGTTTACCAAGCAAATTGATACTCTTAAAGAGGTACGTTAA
- the purQ gene encoding phosphoribosylformylglycinamidine synthase subunit PurQ, which produces MKFGVVVFPGSNCDRDVAYVTRDLLLQPTRMVWHQETDIADLDVVIIPGGFSYGDYLRCGAIARFSPVMQQVIEHAQKGKFVIGICNGFQVLTEAGLLPGVLTKNRDLHFICDRVPLKVERTNLPWTQAYTTGEVITLPIAHGEGQFYADAATLAEIEDNGQVVFRYEGENPNGSLNNIAGICDRQGNVLGMMPHPERASDAMLGNSDGLRLFQGLLEKVAALA; this is translated from the coding sequence ATGAAATTCGGTGTTGTTGTTTTTCCCGGTTCTAATTGCGATCGCGATGTTGCTTATGTAACCAGAGACTTGCTCTTACAACCGACTCGCATGGTTTGGCATCAAGAAACGGACATTGCTGATTTGGATGTCGTTATTATCCCTGGTGGCTTTAGTTACGGGGATTATCTGCGCTGCGGTGCGATCGCGCGTTTTTCACCCGTGATGCAGCAGGTTATCGAACATGCCCAAAAGGGTAAGTTTGTAATCGGTATTTGCAACGGTTTTCAGGTATTAACTGAAGCTGGACTTTTGCCAGGGGTGTTAACTAAAAATCGGGATTTGCATTTTATTTGCGATCGCGTCCCCTTAAAAGTTGAGCGGACTAATCTCCCTTGGACGCAAGCTTATACAACTGGTGAAGTTATCACTTTGCCCATTGCCCACGGTGAGGGACAATTCTACGCTGACGCAGCCACTCTGGCAGAAATTGAAGATAACGGGCAAGTTGTGTTTCGCTATGAAGGGGAGAATCCCAACGGTTCACTGAACAACATTGCCGGAATTTGCGATCGCCAAGGCAATGTGTTGGGGATGATGCCGCACCCAGAAAGAGCATCTGACGCGATGCTGGGGAATAGCGATGGCTTGAGGCTGTTTCAAGGATTGTTAGAGAAGGTAGCGGCATTAGCCTAA
- a CDS encoding Uma2 family endonuclease: MTLSIQSTTALNVEEFLKVPETKPASEYFNGQVYQKPMPQGEHSTLQSSLVTAINEIAKPQKLAYAFPELRCTFEGRSIVPDIAVFEWQRIPLDVKGRITNKFVIPPDWIIEILSPEQSPNRVISKITFSIQNGAKLGWLLDSADESIMIFEPNKLPELKEKQDILPVLSVIENWQLTVADVFSWLSFV; encoded by the coding sequence ATGACCTTATCTATTCAGTCAACTACAGCATTAAATGTAGAAGAGTTCTTAAAAGTACCAGAAACAAAGCCAGCAAGCGAGTATTTTAACGGACAAGTCTACCAAAAACCTATGCCACAAGGAGAACACAGTACGTTACAGAGCAGTTTAGTCACAGCTATTAATGAGATTGCTAAACCGCAAAAACTAGCTTATGCCTTTCCTGAATTACGCTGTACATTTGAAGGTCGTTCAATAGTACCAGATATTGCTGTATTTGAATGGCAAAGAATTCCCCTTGATGTAAAAGGTAGAATTACAAATAAATTTGTAATTCCTCCAGATTGGATAATTGAAATTCTATCACCAGAACAATCACCTAACCGAGTTATCAGCAAAATTACTTTTTCTATTCAAAATGGAGCAAAGCTAGGTTGGTTGCTCGATTCGGCTGATGAGTCAATCATGATTTTTGAACCCAATAAATTACCAGAATTAAAAGAGAAACAAGATATTTTACCCGTTTTGAGTGTTATTGAAAATTGGCAATTAACAGTTGCAGATGTATTTAGTTGGTTGAGTTTTGTTTGA
- a CDS encoding DUF427 domain-containing protein, with amino-acid sequence MVNFQRIEPAPGQESVWDYPRPPRLEDTSKHIQIIFNGVRIVDTHNAKRVLETSHPPSYYIPPADIKMEYLQLTPQSSFCEWKGSAGYYTIRVGEKEVHNAAWFYPSPTPAFGDIKDYVAFYAHLMDKCYVNDEEVQPQPGNFYGGWVTSDIVGPFKGAPGTWGW; translated from the coding sequence ATGGTTAATTTTCAACGCATTGAACCCGCTCCCGGACAAGAATCAGTTTGGGATTACCCCCGTCCTCCTCGTCTGGAGGACACAAGTAAACATATCCAAATAATCTTTAACGGCGTCAGAATTGTAGATACCCACAACGCCAAACGTGTTTTAGAAACTAGTCATCCTCCTTCTTACTACATTCCCCCTGCCGATATCAAAATGGAATATTTGCAGCTAACACCGCAATCTAGCTTTTGCGAGTGGAAGGGAAGTGCTGGTTACTACACAATCCGAGTTGGTGAAAAAGAAGTCCATAATGCTGCCTGGTTTTACCCTAGCCCTACACCAGCTTTTGGAGATATCAAGGACTATGTAGCTTTTTACGCTCATTTAATGGATAAATGCTACGTGAATGACGAAGAGGTGCAACCACAACCAGGTAACTTCTACGGCGGTTGGGTCACCAGTGATATTGTTGGGCCTTTCAAAGGCGCTCCTGGTACTTGGGGATGGTGA
- a CDS encoding DUF5615 family PIN-like protein: MNRRDFFKLHKIKPEHTGIIACKDDLDWNRLATNIDAVISTESTLTGKVIRVNRFSSTTL; this comes from the coding sequence ATTAATCGTCGTGATTTTTTTAAATTACATAAGATTAAACCCGAACATACCGGGATAATTGCCTGCAAAGATGATTTAGATTGGAATCGATTAGCAACAAATATTGATGCGGTGATTTCTACAGAATCAACATTAACAGGAAAAGTTATTCGCGTTAATCGATTTTCTTCTACAACGCTATAA
- a CDS encoding DUF433 domain-containing protein has translation MTAQELETQLLSLTPAQKVEAIRILTQGISSNNDGITKTPGVMGADACIAGTRIPIWLLVSYRRQGAKDADILDQYPQLSAANLVTAWLYAEAFPDEIDTAIYEQEQADAILDAS, from the coding sequence ATGACAGCCCAAGAGTTAGAAACACAGTTACTATCCCTAACACCAGCCCAAAAGGTGGAAGCAATTCGCATCTTAACCCAAGGTATTAGTAGCAACAATGATGGAATTACCAAAACCCCTGGTGTAATGGGTGCTGATGCTTGTATTGCCGGAACACGCATTCCTATTTGGTTGTTGGTAAGTTATCGACGACAAGGTGCTAAAGATGCTGATATTCTAGATCAATATCCTCAACTTAGCGCAGCTAACTTGGTAACAGCATGGCTTTATGCTGAAGCATTCCCTGACGAAATTGATACTGCTATCTACGAACAAGAACAAGCTGATGCAATTTTAGATGCTTCTTAA
- a CDS encoding Fur family transcriptional regulator has product MRAIRTRSQERIYNLLKTIKKGISAQDIYVELRNTNQSMGLATVYRSLEALKLEGMVQVRNLANGEALYSLAQQDKHHLTCLQCGVSIPIHQCPVHDLENQLESSHKFKVFYHTLEFFGLCSECQVNQATGINQ; this is encoded by the coding sequence ATGAGAGCCATACGCACCCGCAGTCAAGAGCGTATTTACAACCTACTGAAAACCATCAAAAAAGGCATTTCCGCTCAAGATATTTACGTAGAACTACGTAACACAAATCAGAGCATGGGTTTAGCGACAGTTTACCGTTCCCTAGAAGCCTTAAAACTCGAAGGCATGGTACAAGTGCGGAATTTGGCTAATGGTGAAGCCCTCTATAGCCTAGCGCAGCAAGACAAACACCACCTTACTTGCTTGCAATGCGGTGTCTCAATTCCAATTCATCAATGCCCCGTGCATGACCTAGAAAACCAGTTAGAATCCAGCCATAAGTTTAAAGTTTTTTATCACACCCTAGAGTTTTTTGGGTTGTGCAGCGAATGCCAAGTAAATCAAGCTACTGGGATTAATCAATAG
- a CDS encoding esterase-like activity of phytase family protein, producing MMAIELVGFASLPADTYGDGPTSGEGISANGRTGPFPGQPIQGFSGVQFANSNSFYFLSDNGYGSKDNSADFLLRINRLNPNFKGTENGDGTVKVLDYIQLSDPNNKIPFQIVNEGSAERLLTGADFDVESFVFDKDGTIWIGDEFGPYLLHFDASGKLLEAPIATPDQFKTLNGEAPKVIGHRGASGDLPEHTLQAYIKAIADGADFIEPDLVVTKDGVLIARHEPALAILNADGSVNLSNTTTDVYDISKYPQFADRKKTVSLDGNTITGWFAEDFTLEEIKTLGAIQRVPFRDQSFNGQFEIPTLAEIIDLVKQVEAQTGKKIGIYPETKHPTYSAEEATYVGTTEKINRNISEILIDTLKAENFTDPSRIFIQSFEVGNLKDLHDRIMPEAGVDIPLVQLLDASGIELNGTLIETQPYDFEVSNDPRTYGDLRTPQGLAEIATYADGIGPWKRMIVSVKGTDANGDGLADDVNGDGEVNDADRTTLPPTTLIQDAHNAGLQVHPYTFRNEDLYLAADYQGNPELEFQQFFQLGVDALFTDFPDTGDKVRDFLSDPQNNLVRSPQNPDVLSGDAFANLGGSKGFEGGAINASKTKLYMLLEGTVQGDPAGALRINEFDIASREYTGKKLYYKLENPAYAIGDLAVINDNEYLVIERDGGQGAAAEFKKIYKIDLSKTDSNGYVAKEEVGDLLNIQDPNDLNGDGKTTFDFPFVTIENVLVVDKNTILVANDNNYPFSTGRPGNDPQNPVIDNNEIILLKLENPLNLAPGLGQPQSEVIKFGSTTSDNVTLQPNQTLFTGNGADFVEGNKGNTIQTGNGDDTVLVGSDSSVSTGDGNDQILIGQNGPAQNTSANGGAGDDEVTVVEANGINNLFGAAGNDTLTVVEGTRQLSFGGSGNDTLKSQGSNNRLYGGSGDDKLFSSANDSLFGGDGDDVLFAGQEGGNRLSGGTGADQFWITNGSLPASKNIITDFAIGIDKIGLGGIALSSLRVLQQGADTLVKTGNTELVSLLQINLTSLTVNDFVGFS from the coding sequence ATTATGGCAATTGAGTTAGTCGGCTTTGCTTCTTTACCTGCTGATACCTATGGTGATGGGCCAACTTCTGGTGAAGGAATTTCAGCTAACGGCAGAACGGGGCCTTTTCCAGGACAGCCAATACAGGGCTTTAGCGGTGTCCAGTTTGCTAACAGTAACTCTTTCTACTTTTTGTCAGATAATGGTTACGGTAGCAAAGACAATAGTGCAGATTTTCTACTACGAATCAATCGTCTAAACCCGAATTTTAAGGGAACAGAAAATGGAGATGGCACTGTTAAAGTTTTAGATTACATTCAACTGTCTGACCCTAACAACAAAATTCCTTTCCAAATAGTTAATGAAGGAAGTGCTGAGAGATTACTAACTGGTGCAGACTTTGATGTAGAGTCATTCGTCTTTGATAAAGACGGGACAATCTGGATTGGAGACGAGTTTGGCCCCTACCTGTTGCATTTTGATGCCAGTGGTAAGTTATTAGAGGCTCCGATCGCTACACCCGACCAATTCAAAACTTTAAATGGAGAAGCACCTAAAGTAATTGGCCACAGAGGTGCAAGTGGGGATCTTCCAGAACATACCCTACAAGCATACATAAAAGCAATTGCAGATGGTGCTGACTTTATTGAGCCAGACTTAGTAGTTACAAAAGATGGTGTGTTAATTGCTCGTCATGAGCCTGCTTTGGCAATTTTAAATGCTGATGGCAGCGTCAATTTAAGCAATACAACCACAGACGTTTACGATATTAGCAAATATCCACAGTTTGCCGATCGCAAGAAAACAGTCAGCCTAGATGGCAATACAATTACAGGTTGGTTCGCTGAAGACTTTACTTTAGAAGAAATCAAGACTTTAGGGGCGATACAGCGTGTACCTTTCCGTGACCAATCTTTCAATGGTCAATTTGAAATTCCCACTCTCGCCGAAATCATCGACTTGGTTAAACAAGTAGAAGCCCAGACAGGTAAAAAGATTGGCATCTACCCAGAAACTAAGCATCCCACCTATTCTGCCGAAGAAGCCACTTATGTAGGCACGACAGAAAAAATTAACAGAAACATCAGTGAGATACTGATCGATACACTCAAGGCCGAGAACTTCACCGATCCAAGTCGGATCTTCATCCAGTCCTTTGAAGTAGGTAATCTCAAGGATCTCCACGATCGCATTATGCCAGAAGCAGGAGTGGATATTCCACTCGTCCAACTTCTAGATGCATCTGGCATTGAGCTAAATGGTACGCTCATAGAAACTCAGCCTTATGATTTTGAAGTCAGTAATGATCCTCGGACTTATGGTGATTTACGGACTCCACAAGGCTTGGCTGAAATTGCCACCTATGCTGATGGCATTGGCCCTTGGAAACGGATGATTGTTAGTGTCAAAGGTACTGATGCTAATGGTGATGGGTTGGCAGATGATGTCAATGGGGATGGAGAAGTAAATGATGCTGATAGGACAACGTTACCTCCCACGACTTTAATTCAAGATGCTCATAATGCAGGCTTACAGGTTCATCCCTACACCTTTCGGAACGAAGACCTATATTTAGCCGCAGATTACCAAGGTAATCCAGAACTAGAATTTCAGCAGTTCTTCCAATTAGGGGTAGATGCGCTATTTACAGACTTCCCAGATACAGGGGATAAAGTTCGAGATTTTTTGAGTGATCCTCAGAATAACTTAGTGCGATCGCCACAAAACCCCGATGTTCTCTCAGGAGATGCTTTTGCTAACTTGGGTGGTTCCAAAGGTTTTGAAGGCGGAGCAATCAACGCCAGCAAAACCAAACTCTATATGCTGCTAGAGGGTACGGTTCAGGGTGATCCTGCTGGTGCTTTGCGGATTAATGAATTTGATATCGCTAGCCGTGAGTACACTGGTAAAAAACTTTACTACAAGTTGGAAAATCCTGCTTATGCGATCGGCGATTTAGCTGTCATTAATGACAATGAATACTTAGTCATTGAGCGGGATGGTGGTCAAGGGGCTGCGGCTGAATTTAAGAAGATTTACAAAATAGACTTGTCTAAAACAGATTCTAATGGCTATGTAGCTAAAGAAGAAGTTGGCGACTTGTTAAACATCCAAGACCCCAACGACCTGAATGGAGATGGTAAAACTACCTTCGACTTCCCATTTGTAACCATTGAAAATGTGTTGGTTGTTGACAAAAACACCATTTTGGTAGCTAATGACAACAACTATCCTTTCTCTACAGGCCGTCCTGGAAATGATCCTCAAAATCCAGTTATAGACAACAATGAAATTATTCTGTTGAAACTGGAGAATCCCCTCAATCTTGCTCCTGGTTTAGGGCAACCTCAATCTGAAGTAATTAAGTTTGGCTCCACTACCAGCGATAATGTTACACTTCAGCCAAATCAAACCTTATTTACAGGCAACGGAGCAGATTTTGTCGAGGGTAATAAAGGTAACACAATCCAAACTGGGAACGGGGATGATACGGTGCTTGTGGGTAGTGACTCATCAGTGTCCACAGGCGATGGTAACGATCAGATATTGATTGGTCAAAACGGCCCGGCTCAAAATACTAGTGCCAATGGTGGTGCTGGTGATGATGAAGTTACCGTAGTTGAAGCCAATGGTATTAATAATTTGTTTGGGGCAGCAGGTAATGATACTTTGACAGTAGTTGAAGGAACTCGTCAATTATCCTTCGGTGGCTCAGGTAACGACACCCTCAAGAGTCAAGGTAGCAATAACCGTCTCTACGGTGGTTCTGGAGATGACAAACTCTTCTCCAGCGCCAATGATTCTCTGTTTGGTGGCGATGGCGATGATGTGCTATTTGCAGGTCAAGAGGGCGGTAATCGCCTCAGTGGTGGCACTGGTGCTGACCAATTTTGGATTACCAATGGTAGTCTGCCAGCTAGCAAAAACATTATTACTGATTTTGCGATCGGCATTGATAAAATCGGTCTGGGCGGTATTGCCCTCAGTAGTCTAAGGGTATTGCAACAGGGTGCTGACACTCTCGTGAAAACCGGAAATACAGAGTTGGTTTCATTGCTGCAAATTAACTTAACTAGCTTGACTGTAAATGACTTCGTTGGGTTTAGTTAA